Proteins encoded together in one Plasmodium cynomolgi strain B DNA, chromosome 9, whole genome shotgun sequence window:
- a CDS encoding SAM domain-containing protein (putative) produces the protein MGNSADSKPIKGREFSTYRYIGELNNQREPNGKGLILHNSGEAFYGFFSNGKKNGIGIYIDKKLTKYICKWVNDKAHRELKVKPFHAKKVFSFFYSNEVIESCKVYRVGPKPEHSLDAQPKRRTPKGGETHSAEIKNGLDRAHVSTVESGDKGCVSILPVSKPGSVCFLPRGRVQQGRTASREGGHHGSGRLQSGHREDAIESSRVDQLQVAMEKESHDEANIPVNERPKKIIDEELKKNGTWEDIFYTSSDSCSHFIRPPHFVKLGGKKKCYRDTYQCGTTRKDLTIITHTSTKKEQRKTKHMIKRLTKQNSSSLKIDKYESWSRKEVAQWLSLCNAPIKWITAFYRNNVTGSMLDTMNIEVIRNQLGILPYGHAIKLLQLIKNLRVMAYNKRFARCVNIQECEHFLRRKKKKNTHTIWLPRGNSKGKRQPQPK, from the coding sequence ATGGGGAACTCCGCAGACAGTAAGCCGATAAAAGGCCGAGAGTTCAGCACCTACCGATACATCGGAGAACTAAATAACCAAAGGGAACCAAACGGAAAGGGACTCATTCTACACAACTCAGGGGAAGCATTTTATGGTTTCTTCTCAaacggaaagaaaaatggaataggAATATAcatagataaaaaattaactaaatatatttgcaaaTGGGTCAATGATAAAGCTCACAGAGAGTTAAAAGTCAAACCCTTCCATGCGAAGAAggtcttttcctttttttattcgaatGAAGTTATCGAGTCATGCAAAGTATATCGGGTTGGCCCCAAACCTGAGCATAGTTTGGATGCACAACCAAAAAGAAGAactccaaaagggggggaaacacaCAGTGCAGAAATAAAGAATGGACTCGATCGTGCACATGTCTCTACTGTGGAGAGTGGTGATAAAGGATGTGTCTCTATCTTACCGGTGAGCAAACCGGGttctgtttgttttttgcCACGTGGGAGGGTCCAACAGGGCAGAACTGCAAGTCGGGAAGGCGGTCATCATGGAAGTGGCCGCCTGCAAAGTGGTCACCGCGAAGATGCCATAGAAAGCTCGCGGGTGGACCAACTGCAAGTCGCCATGGAAAAAGAATCTCACGACGAAGCCAACATCCCAGTGAATGAACggcccaaaaaaataattgatgaagagttaaagaaaaacggAACCTGGGAGGACATATTCTACACGTCTTCCGATTCATGTAGTCATTTTATCCgccccccccattttgtaaagttgggggggaaaaaaaaatgctacagAGATACATATCAGTGTGGCACCACTCGAAAGGACCTAACGATTATCACCCATACatcaacaaaaaaggagcaaagaaaaacaaaacatatGATTAAACGATTAACGAAACAGAATAGCAGTAGTCTTAAGATAGACAAATATGAATCATGGTCAAGGAAGGAAGTCGCTCAATGGCTCTCTCTATGCAATGCCCCCATCAAATGGATCACTGCTTTTTACAGAAATAACGTCACGGGGAGTATGCTTGACACGATGAATATAGAAGTCATTAGAAACCAGCTGGGGATACTACCATACGGACATGCAATCAAACTGCTtcaattaataaaaaacttgCGAGTGATGGCTTACAACAAGAGATTTGCCCGGTGCGTCAACATACAGGAGTGTGAACATTTtctgaggagaaaaaaaaaaaaaaatacacacacgaTATGGCTCCCGCGGGGAAACTCGAAGGGGAAGCGACAACCGCAGCCAAAGTA
- a CDS encoding hypothetical protein (putative), giving the protein MELLMCKLLHSVLENFISTFTLLHGHIRTFLKYKKNKTTGNMNRKTSLQTLLDDYVFTYINTINNECVSIHNAVWCPSHDCLHTVYVKCPPAGLQSFHFFPVEKHTYITVQNLISSLILGQKQIKHGCLLYEGHLVYSSLEMNDTKMIYNYLVSYGGTVNNLKLNQHPFRKIASSAAINANGGLSSFARCNTIDEKNAFLLGIKKSSIFMPVVSLGAEKKYKLMAFVYKGILLVLLIKGSTIKDEDFDILIDVQNKCTNENSSSIHSLSKLNEILSLQFKKYINQEDPARYLYYNHFSNSIKYSINNKKINNEELFLVADFHFLLVDSEIKQNKIKFNKMGSATMEKEKAHLSKELFNFENHCIYKVSEKEKGRIILSLSKMIT; this is encoded by the exons atggaactccTCATGTGTAAGTTGCTGCACTCAGTTTTGGAAAACTTCATCTCGACCTTCACTCTGCTACACGGACACATCCGGACCTTCTTGAAGTataagaagaacaaaacgaCAG GaaatatgaacagaaaaacGAGCCTACAGACTCTCTTGGATGACTATGTGTTTACCTACATAAACACGATTAACAACGAGTGTGTGAGTATTCACAACG CGGTTTGGTGCCCCTCACATGACTGCCTCCACACGGTGTACGTAAAATGCCCCCCTGCAGGCTTGCAAAGctttcatttcttccctGTGGAAAAGCATACCTACATTACTGTGCAG AACCTCATTTCGTCACTTATACTAGGACAGAAGCAGATAAAGCACGGGTGTCTTCTGTACGAAGGGCACTTGGTTTACTCAAGCCTTGAAATGAACGACACAAAGATGATATACAATTATTTGGTGTCCTACGGGGGAACG GTAAACAATTTAAAGTTAAATCAGCACCCCTTTAGGAAAATTGCATCCTCCGCTGCCATCAAC GCAAATGGAGGCTTGTCCAGCTTCGCCCGGTGCAACACGATCGACGAGAAAAATGCCTTTCTGCTAGGGATCAAGAA ATCGTCCATCTTCATGCCAGTGGTGAGCCTCGGTgcggagaaaaaatacaaactaATGGCATTCGTTTACAAAGGTATCCTCCTCGTACTGCTCATCAAGGGGAGCACCATCAAGGATGAAGACTTTGACATTCTAATCGATGTGCAAAACAAATGTACAAATGAAAACTCGAGTAGCATACACAGCTTGTCCAAGCTAAACGAGATCCTCTCCTTGCAgtttaaaaagtacataaaTCAGGAAGACCCAGCAAGGTACTTGTATTACAACCACTTTAGTAACTCTATTAAGTACTCcattaacaataaaaaaataaataatgaagaacTTTTCCTAGTTGCTGACTTCCACTTTCTCCTTGTGGATTCagaaattaaacaaaataaaataaaatttaacaaaatgggatcAGCTAccatggaaaaagaaaaggcacaTTTATCAAAGGAATTATTCAATTTTGAGAATCACTGTATTTATAAAG TgagcgaaaaggagaaaggaaGGATCATCCTCTCCCTGTCGAAAATGATAACTTAA
- a CDS encoding nucleic acid binding factor (putative), with the protein MDKGCTDEAVLVGGAPHDLRETGSQGEPAEVGHPKEEEEKEAEKKDEKKDRVDDAAKRKHIEGGTTGMSKAVSTSEERDALNQATRSPNAGDVSPESSIEELKLVHSATKDVAEDGSQLSNGAATMADKKENNSSRDASRTPSQGNGAQIIKTATEEHELDDDTTNSSSKEIDEDRHSVILQREEESFLAENWIQTGGFEPNGKNEIGLQDFNEHGNHSDDANNINKGKNLDSKEKFSDNSTTALFDKKGKDDAKEKKKNGSKEDHAIFADEALKGYPRIFVTRLPFEAGKKDLEKYFSKYGKIVDIYVSKNLSNNKNKGFGFVSFEKQSSMDKVLKDKLHIICGKEIVVDVASMRDNKTKHLFHLPSDHYLAKYSKNDKKSPSKTHNNLVNFNKYHHVYNKTTNIRDVSKNIDNNLVMQNFYNLCPTYNILGNRMNNKHIYKNNMPVSFFPPTGYNMDPAYFNNQQVPYQNCLDYMGSEYYWNMANYYNWNNMMFHNDNMYNAKKMEYPYYVCNGQYMNQSPPPIAKNKAQRKNSAIEESKLKYPPNVVPSGSYRSPGQPFVRKLPGGDEWNKRGYKLFVTKLNSVTTIETLRNYFEAFGEIIDIYMPNDVCTNRPRGIAFVTFLDNDCVKKILSNKNSKHIIDGKEVVVDLADPETKTKKNLCYP; encoded by the exons ATGGACAAAGGTTGTACTGATGAAGCTGTTTTGGTTGGGGGAGCTCCACACGATTTAAGGGAAACTGGGTCGCAAGGGGAACCCGCAGAGGTGGGACACccaaaggaagaggaagaaaaagaagcagagaaGAAAGATGAGAAGAAAGACCGAGTAGACGATGCTGCCAAGAGAAAGCACATCGAGGGGGGAACAACCGGAATGAGCAAAGCCGTTTCCACATCGGAAGAACGGGACGCACTGAACCAAGCAACGAGGTCACCAAATGCTGGCGATGTAAGTCCTGAGAGTTCTATTGAAGAACTCAAACTTGTGCACAGTGCAACGAAAGATGTCGCGGAAGATGGTAGTCAATTGTCCAATGGAGCTGCAACCATGGCAGacaagaaagaaaataactCCTCACGTGATGCTTCTCGTACCCCCTCTCAAGGGAACGGTGCACAGATAATCAAAACCGCCACGGAGGAACACGAATTGGATGATGATACCACGAATAGCAGTTCCAAGGAAATTGACGAAGATCGACATAGTGTTATTCtacaaagggaagaagaaagctTCCTTGCTGAAAATTGGATACAGACAGGAGGCTTTGAGCCAAATGGTAAAAACGAAATAGGCTTGCAAGACTTTAATGAGCATGGTAACCACAGTGATGATGCGAATAATATAAACAAAGGCAAAA ACCTAGattcaaaagaaaaattcagtGATAACAGCACCACAGCGCTGTTTGACAAGAAAGGCAAAGATGatgcaaaggagaaaaagaaaaatggttCCAAGGAGGACCACGCCATTTTTGCAGATgag GCCCTAAAGGGATACCCGCGCATTTTCGTAACCAGACTTCCCTTCGAGGCTGGCAAAAAGGACctagaaaaatatttctccaaatatggaaaaatagtAGACATTTACGTATCAAAGAATCTGTCGAATAACAAAAACAAAGGGTTTGGATTTGTGTCGTTCGAGAAGCAGAGCTCCATGGACAAG GTCCTGAAGGACAAGCTGCACATCATCTGCGGCAAGGAAATCGTCGTGGACGTCGCTTCTATGAGGGACAACAAAACCAAGCACCTTTTCC ACCTCCCGTCGGACCACTACCTAGCCAAGTACTCGAAGAACGACAAAAAGTCCCCCAGCAAGACGCACAACAATCTAGTCAATTTCAACAAGTACCACCATGTGTATAATAAAACGACGAACATAAGGGACGTGTCCAAAAATATCGATAACAATTTAGTGATGCAAAATTTCTACAATCTATGTCCAACGTACAACATACTAGGCAACCGAATGAACAATAAACACatctacaaaaataatatgcccgtctccttcttcccccccacggGATACAATATGGACCCGGCCTATTTCAACAACCAGCAAGTCCCCTACCAGAACTGCCTGGATTACATGGGCAGTGAGTACTACTGGAATATGGCCAACTATTACAACTGGAATAATATGATGTTCCATAATGATAACATGTACAACGCGAAGAAAATGGAATACCCCTACTACGTCTGTAACGGGCAGTACATGAATCAGA GCCCCCCCCCAATTGCCAAAAACAAAGCGCAACGAAAAAATAGCGCCATCGAGGAGAGCAAGTTGAAGTACCCCCCCAATGTCGTCCCAAGCGGGAGTTACCGTTCCCCCGGGCAGCCAT ttGTGCGAAAATTACCCGGCGGAGACGAGTGGAACAAACGAGGATACAAGCTGTTCGTCACGAAGTTGA ATAGCGTAACCACGATCGAAACGCTCAGGAATTACTTCGAAGCCTTCGGAGAGATTATTGACATTTACATGCCCAACGACGTGTGCACAAACAGACCTCGAGGCATCGCCTTTGTTACCTTCCTAGACAATGACTGCGTGAAGAAAATTCTATCTAACAAGAACTCAAAGCATATAATTGATGGAAAGGAG gtGGTCGTTGATCTTGCGGACCCAGAAAcgaaaacgaagaagaatttGTGTTACCCCTGA
- a CDS encoding U6 snRNA associated Sm-like protein Lsm4 (putative): MKCGIYPNRIVFSHAKLKGVNYGGKHIHHFPLTLLKCSQNQPVMVELKNGETYSGFLVFCDRFMNLHMKNIICTSKDGDKFWKISECYVRGNSVKYIRVQDQAIDQAIEETNEQKARNIGRGRGGRGRGRGPGRGTDNRGGRGGQMRGGRRGF; encoded by the exons atgaagtgCGGGATTTACCCCAATCGT ATCGTCTTTTCTCACGCAAAGTTAAAAGGAGTCAACTATGGTGGTAAGCACATACATCAT ttCCCCTTAACGTTGCTGAAGTGCTCGCAAAACCAGCCGGTG ATGGTAGAgctgaaaaatggagaaacgTACAGCGGCTTCCTCGTGTTTTGTGATCGCTTTATGAATTTacacatgaaaaatataatatgcaCGTCAAAGGATGGGGacaaattttggaaaatctcTGAATGTTACGTCAGGGGGAATAGCGTTAAATACATTCGAGTTCAGGACCAGGCCATCGATCAAGCCATAGAGGAAACGAACGAAC AAAAAGCGAGAAATATAGGCAGAGGCCGCGGAGGAAGAGGTAGGGGACGCGGGCCTGGCAGGGGCACAGACAACAGGGGTGGAAGAGGAGGCCAAAtgcgaggaggaagaaggggattCTAA
- a CDS encoding hypothetical protein (putative), whose translation MADSYENDEDVLQMIQQIKKITKESKRKFENEIDYLVEDTKSNLLTHVDDEKNSIKKEAEEKLNNYRENLIKYEKGINEKRRYYLKLKSELATVDFNMETENFKQTYEREKKELEDLEDREWSELNTHCVELLSKTKSNMCATKNETNKKLRKVLNSIM comes from the exons ATGGCCGACTCGTACGAAAACGACGAGGACGTCCTCCAAATGATacagcaaataaaaaaaataaccaaggAGAGCAAACGCAAGTTCGAAAACGAAATCGACTACTTGGTGGAGGACACCAAATCCAATCTGCTCACTCATGTggacgatgaaaaaaatagtattaaaaaggaagcggaGGAGAAGCTAAACAATTATCGAGAAAATCTCATAAAATATGAGAAGGGCATAAATGAGAAGAGGCGATACTACCTCAAGCTCAAGTCGGAGCTAGCCACGGTG GACTTCAACATGGAAACGGAAAACTTCAAGCAAACATACGAgcgggagaaaaaggagttgGAAGACCTGGAGGACAGGGAGTGGTCCGAACTGAACACCCACTGCGTCGAGCTTTTAAGCAAAACCAAATCGAATATGTGCGCCacgaaaaatgaaacgaatAAAAAGCTTAGAAAGGTTCTTAATTCGATCATGTAA